One Bdellovibrio bacteriovorus str. Tiberius DNA segment encodes these proteins:
- a CDS encoding S1 family peptidase encodes MKLNKLLISGIMASLALSACAPQKNDSSILTSGDGIIGGTELKSEDSMSQSIVAVYDAFEGQICTGSLLTNNIVLTAAHCIGLFQEDMYVFFGTAITATSEHRKVEKVEISQYWENRQGEDFDTGDIALIKFSGELPAGYKPATLLGNKRNIKKGAEIVLAGYGIADGKTGAGIGTLRTTKVKIDNPNYSTSEFLVDQTQGTGACHGDSGGPAYLEQNGKLYLMGITSRGVKDENNDCSQYAAFTSTLYYKSWINRMVTRLTSSLVDPNQLMPK; translated from the coding sequence GTGAAACTGAATAAGTTGCTAATTTCGGGGATCATGGCAAGTCTGGCACTTTCAGCCTGCGCGCCACAGAAAAACGACTCCAGCATTCTGACATCTGGAGACGGAATCATCGGGGGAACGGAATTAAAGTCCGAAGACTCCATGAGCCAAAGCATCGTGGCTGTATATGACGCCTTCGAGGGGCAAATCTGTACAGGTTCACTTCTTACCAACAATATCGTTCTGACAGCCGCTCACTGCATCGGTCTTTTCCAGGAAGACATGTACGTGTTCTTCGGCACAGCAATCACTGCCACCAGCGAACACCGCAAGGTTGAAAAAGTGGAAATTTCCCAGTACTGGGAAAACCGCCAAGGTGAAGACTTCGACACCGGTGACATTGCTCTTATCAAATTCTCGGGCGAACTTCCGGCAGGCTATAAGCCAGCCACGCTTCTGGGCAACAAACGCAACATCAAAAAAGGCGCAGAGATCGTTCTTGCAGGCTATGGCATTGCTGACGGCAAAACCGGCGCGGGCATCGGCACTTTGCGCACGACAAAAGTTAAAATCGACAATCCAAACTACAGCACTTCTGAATTCCTTGTGGATCAGACTCAAGGCACAGGAGCCTGCCACGGTGACTCCGGAGGACCTGCGTACCTTGAGCAAAACGGCAAACTGTACCTGATGGGCATCACCAGCCGTGGTGTAAAAGATGAAAACAACGACTGCTCTCAGTACGCAGCTTTCACCAGCACCCTGTACTACAAATCCTGGATCAACCGCATGGTCACCAGACTAACCAGTTCTCTGGTCGATCCGAATCAGCTGATGCCTAAATAG
- a CDS encoding DUF6624 domain-containing protein produces the protein MSFAEEILHLMREDEAVREALAATGELFQGYNAQMEKVHLRNARKLNDLIMEKGFPTIPLVGEEACTAALRIILHAISWPEFMRMQEPVLIDLAKNGKVPKSYVAILIDRIRFYEGRKQVYGTNADWDENGILRITDVEDEKNLNNRRAEMGLEPVESLVITPMDGEYHPPEPEKRHKEFIEWTFKTGWRNND, from the coding sequence ATGAGTTTTGCTGAAGAAATCCTGCATCTGATGCGTGAAGATGAGGCCGTGCGTGAAGCGCTGGCCGCCACGGGCGAATTGTTTCAAGGCTACAACGCCCAGATGGAAAAGGTTCACCTGCGCAACGCGCGCAAGCTGAATGACCTGATAATGGAAAAAGGGTTTCCGACAATTCCACTTGTCGGCGAAGAGGCCTGCACCGCTGCTTTAAGAATTATTCTGCACGCGATCAGCTGGCCTGAATTCATGCGCATGCAAGAGCCCGTTCTGATTGATCTGGCTAAAAACGGAAAAGTCCCGAAAAGTTACGTCGCCATTCTGATCGACCGCATTCGCTTCTATGAAGGACGCAAACAAGTTTACGGCACCAACGCCGATTGGGATGAAAACGGCATTCTGCGCATCACCGATGTTGAAGACGAAAAGAATCTCAACAACCGAAGGGCTGAGATGGGCCTTGAGCCCGTGGAAAGCCTCGTGATCACCCCGATGGACGGAGAATATCATCCGCCTGAACCAGAAAAACGACACAAAGAATTCATTGAATGGACCTTTAAAACCGGATGGAGAAACAATGACTAA
- the menD gene encoding 2-succinyl-5-enolpyruvyl-6-hydroxy-3-cyclohexene-1-carboxylic-acid synthase, whose protein sequence is MELAAKVIQELVHTGVREFILCAGARNSPMVHILDECKHLKVYSFFEERAAGFFALGRIASTRRPVAVITTSGTAVAELLPAAVEGTYSSLPLIMVTADRPKHYRGSGAPQTIEQVGIFSYYNEVALDLDSENSHLSFKSLSWKKPIHVNVSFEEPLIDGPVPQIHIPSVSERTKLPVQIPLGTLKEMETFVNTHKPLVMVGILPEKAYGTVLDFLKQYKAPVYCEGISSLRGHPDLKDVEIRSGEKMIHRVLEMGVCDSILRIGGIPTARVWRDLEDKYKELPVFSVSFNHFTGLSRPVQHCNSLDLLSQVEFSYPHHENVKVNIEDAARATQIRQLLDKYPDSEQGMIYAISKRMKGSSVYLGNSLPIREWDSSSSHDFPPARVAANRGANGIDGQISTFLGWAHPELENWCLVGDLTALYDLSSLWVTSQLDAKKFRVVVINNGGGQIFHRMFKKEIFINKHQISFESWAKMWNWSYDKWHTIPEDNKELNLADHQIIELSPNWEHTQEFWKEYDSLWKE, encoded by the coding sequence ATGGAACTTGCAGCAAAAGTCATTCAGGAACTGGTGCACACCGGGGTCAGAGAATTCATTCTTTGTGCCGGCGCCCGCAACAGCCCGATGGTTCACATTCTGGATGAATGCAAGCACCTGAAAGTTTATTCCTTCTTTGAAGAACGTGCCGCAGGCTTCTTTGCTCTGGGCCGTATCGCCAGCACCCGTCGTCCGGTGGCGGTGATCACCACTTCCGGAACGGCCGTGGCGGAATTGCTGCCCGCGGCAGTGGAAGGCACTTATTCCTCTTTGCCTTTGATCATGGTGACGGCGGATCGTCCGAAACACTATCGTGGTTCCGGGGCGCCGCAGACGATTGAACAGGTTGGTATTTTCTCTTACTACAACGAAGTGGCTTTGGACCTGGACAGTGAAAACTCGCATCTGTCATTCAAGTCGCTTTCCTGGAAAAAACCAATTCACGTCAATGTCAGCTTTGAAGAGCCGCTGATCGACGGTCCGGTTCCGCAAATTCACATTCCAAGTGTTTCTGAGCGCACGAAGCTGCCAGTGCAAATTCCACTGGGCACGCTGAAAGAAATGGAAACTTTCGTGAACACCCACAAGCCATTGGTGATGGTGGGGATTCTGCCGGAAAAAGCTTACGGCACTGTTTTGGATTTCCTGAAGCAGTACAAGGCGCCGGTTTATTGTGAAGGCATTTCCAGTCTGCGCGGACATCCTGATTTGAAGGATGTTGAAATCAGATCCGGCGAAAAGATGATTCATCGTGTTTTGGAGATGGGCGTTTGTGATTCCATCTTGCGCATCGGTGGTATTCCAACGGCGCGTGTGTGGCGTGATCTGGAAGACAAATACAAAGAGCTTCCGGTTTTCTCGGTCAGCTTCAATCACTTCACGGGTCTAAGCCGTCCGGTTCAGCACTGCAATTCTTTGGATTTGCTAAGTCAGGTGGAATTCTCGTACCCGCATCACGAAAACGTGAAGGTGAATATCGAGGACGCGGCTCGCGCAACGCAGATTCGGCAGCTGCTGGATAAATATCCTGATTCCGAGCAGGGCATGATCTATGCGATTTCAAAACGCATGAAGGGCTCGTCGGTTTATCTTGGAAATTCGCTGCCGATCCGTGAATGGGATTCCAGCTCTTCGCATGACTTCCCACCGGCGCGTGTGGCGGCCAACCGTGGTGCCAACGGTATCGACGGACAGATCTCCACATTCCTGGGCTGGGCCCATCCGGAGCTTGAAAACTGGTGTCTTGTTGGAGATTTAACAGCGCTGTATGATTTATCGTCACTTTGGGTAACTTCCCAACTGGATGCGAAAAAATTCCGCGTTGTTGTGATTAATAATGGCGGGGGGCAGATTTTCCACCGCATGTTTAAGAAAGAGATTTTCATAAACAAACACCAGATTTCTTTCGAATCGTGGGCAAAGATGTGGAACTGGTCCTACGACAAATGGCATACTATTCCAGAAGACAACAAAGAGTTGAACCTGGCGGACCATCAGATCATTGAGCTGAGTCCTAACTGGGAACACACTCAGGAATTCTGGAAGGAGTACGACTCGTTGTGGAAAGAGTGA
- the ggt gene encoding gamma-glutamyltransferase has product MTKSKLLVLSISLLALGCQTTSTSPVILTAKERPDHATAEAYGTQYAISTQGRYSSQAAEKMFADGGNIIDAVVAASFAVSVERPQSTGIAGGGFMLFHEAKTGDTYAIDFRERAPLKASENMYIGKDGKAVSNLSKDGILAVAVPGMVAGLLEIHQRFGSLPLKQVIQPAIDLAENGFEIYPEFHRALEYRADVLAQDPAAKAIFLTKEGKAPPLGTLLVQKDLAKTLKLIAEKGKDGFYKGSVAQSMLKLSKERKGLLTQKDFNDYQVKWRKPVEGKFHGYEVISMPPPSSGGIHVIQFLDTLESDNLASSGPLSTKSIHLAASALQSAFADRAAYLGDPDFTDVPVKSLLSPDYLKDRRQQIPENRARKASEVSAGKVTGYESTETTHISMIDAKGNAVATTQTINGWMGAAIVAPGTGMVLNNEMDDFSAQVGASNLFGAIGGKPNAIAPKKTPLSSMSPTILLQNNKPVMAVGAPGGTRIISCVAQTILNYVEFKLPLYQSVTMVRYHQQWQPDVLFIDPPGPKPEVLKQLKDMGYDVKIDPIPCNVMAVSKEGDKLHGVADPRDIGTSIAK; this is encoded by the coding sequence ATGACTAAATCAAAACTTCTCGTACTTTCAATTTCTCTGCTGGCACTGGGTTGTCAGACGACTTCAACTTCACCTGTGATCCTGACTGCCAAAGAGCGCCCGGATCACGCCACGGCTGAAGCCTATGGAACGCAGTATGCGATCTCCACGCAGGGACGCTATTCCAGCCAAGCCGCTGAAAAAATGTTCGCCGACGGCGGAAACATCATCGACGCAGTGGTGGCGGCTTCGTTCGCGGTGTCGGTCGAACGTCCTCAGTCCACTGGGATTGCCGGTGGCGGTTTCATGCTTTTCCACGAAGCTAAAACCGGTGACACTTATGCGATTGATTTCCGCGAGCGTGCCCCGCTGAAGGCCTCGGAAAACATGTACATTGGAAAAGACGGCAAGGCCGTTTCCAATCTTTCCAAAGACGGCATCCTGGCAGTCGCTGTTCCGGGCATGGTCGCCGGTCTTTTAGAAATTCATCAGCGCTTCGGATCGCTGCCTTTGAAACAAGTCATTCAACCAGCAATTGATCTGGCGGAAAACGGTTTTGAAATTTATCCGGAATTCCACCGAGCCCTTGAGTACCGCGCCGATGTTCTGGCGCAGGACCCGGCAGCCAAAGCCATCTTCCTGACCAAAGAAGGCAAAGCCCCACCACTGGGGACTTTGCTTGTACAGAAAGACCTAGCGAAAACCCTGAAGCTGATCGCAGAAAAAGGCAAAGATGGTTTCTATAAAGGATCCGTCGCGCAATCCATGCTGAAGCTTTCCAAAGAACGCAAAGGCCTGCTGACACAAAAAGATTTCAACGACTATCAGGTGAAATGGCGTAAACCCGTTGAAGGAAAATTCCATGGCTATGAAGTAATTTCGATGCCGCCGCCAAGCTCTGGTGGCATTCACGTGATTCAGTTCCTGGACACGCTGGAATCAGACAACCTGGCAAGCTCCGGTCCCCTGTCCACGAAGTCGATCCACCTTGCAGCCTCCGCATTGCAATCTGCTTTTGCGGATCGCGCGGCTTATCTGGGTGATCCCGATTTCACCGATGTACCCGTGAAATCATTACTGTCTCCGGATTACCTGAAAGACCGTCGTCAACAGATCCCCGAAAACCGCGCCCGCAAAGCTTCTGAAGTTTCTGCTGGCAAAGTCACCGGATACGAGTCCACCGAAACGACCCACATTTCCATGATCGATGCCAAAGGCAATGCAGTTGCCACCACTCAGACCATCAACGGCTGGATGGGCGCTGCAATTGTGGCTCCGGGTACGGGCATGGTTTTGAATAATGAAATGGATGATTTCTCGGCACAAGTAGGGGCTTCCAATTTGTTCGGTGCCATTGGTGGCAAGCCCAATGCGATTGCTCCGAAGAAAACCCCGCTAAGCAGCATGTCCCCGACAATTCTGCTTCAGAACAACAAACCGGTGATGGCCGTGGGTGCTCCAGGTGGCACACGCATCATCAGCTGTGTGGCGCAGACGATCTTGAATTATGTCGAATTCAAATTGCCGTTATATCAATCCGTCACCATGGTTCGCTATCACCAGCAGTGGCAGCCGGATGTGTTGTTCATCGATCCCCCAGGGCCGAAGCCGGAAGTTTTAAAGCAACTGAAGGACATGGGCTATGATGTGAAGATCGACCCGATCCCGTGCAACGTGATGGCTGTCTCAAAAGAAGGCGACAAACTGCATGGCGTGGCAGACCCACGCGACATCGGGACCAGTATCGCCAAATAG
- the ubiE gene encoding bifunctional demethylmenaquinone methyltransferase/2-methoxy-6-polyprenyl-1,4-benzoquinol methylase UbiE: MSNGHSPNPEIIRSMFSKVAANYDKGNNVLSMGIHHLWRKKLVKYSGAKAGDQVLDCATGTGDLAIEFKKTVGTGAVTGTDFCAEMLIPAPGKAKERGLDITFEQADVTQLQYADNSFDVSSISFGIRNVGDPVKALKEMARVTRPGGKVMVLEFGQVNIPVFGALYNFYSQNILPKIGGIVTGQKEAYEYLQKSSAAFPCREGFLDLMKESGAYSKMEYITLTGGIAYIYKGTVK, from the coding sequence ATGTCTAACGGTCACTCTCCAAATCCTGAAATCATCAGAAGCATGTTTTCCAAAGTGGCGGCGAACTATGACAAGGGCAACAACGTCCTTTCCATGGGCATCCACCATCTGTGGAGAAAAAAACTGGTGAAGTACAGCGGCGCCAAAGCCGGTGATCAGGTTTTGGATTGTGCCACTGGCACAGGCGACCTGGCGATTGAGTTCAAAAAAACTGTCGGCACTGGTGCTGTAACTGGAACTGACTTCTGCGCAGAAATGCTGATCCCGGCTCCGGGCAAAGCCAAAGAGCGCGGTCTGGACATCACTTTTGAACAAGCCGACGTGACCCAGCTTCAGTACGCTGACAACAGCTTCGATGTTTCCAGCATCTCTTTCGGTATCCGCAACGTCGGTGATCCGGTGAAAGCGCTGAAAGAAATGGCGCGCGTCACTCGTCCGGGCGGCAAAGTGATGGTTTTGGAATTCGGTCAGGTGAACATTCCGGTGTTCGGTGCGCTTTACAATTTCTATTCCCAGAACATCCTGCCTAAAATCGGCGGCATCGTAACGGGCCAGAAAGAAGCTTACGAGTACCTGCAAAAATCATCTGCGGCGTTCCCTTGCCGTGAAGGTTTCCTGGATCTGATGAAAGAAAGCGGCGCTTATTCCAAAATGGAATACATCACCCTGACCGGTGGTATCGCTTACATCTATAAAGGCACCGTAAAATAA
- the pip gene encoding prolyl aminopeptidase: MREFYPALEPFNKGMLKVSDLHTLYWEECGNPQGKPVVFLHGGPGGGVHPDHRRFFDPKTYRIILFDQRGSGQSLPCAELRENSTWDLVKDTETIREMLKIDKWVVFGGSWGSTLALAYAITHPERVKALVLRGIFLCRPSEIQWFYQEGASHIFPDVWDEYLKPIPENERHDLVAAYYKRLTHENADVRLEAAKAWSKWEAATSRLIVDPKAVDEFDDPEYALSFARIECHYFTNNAFFKTNNWLLENVDKIRHIPGAIVQGRYDVVCPAKSAWELHKAWPEAKFTIIPDSGHAAAEPGTRSALIEATDSFRDL; this comes from the coding sequence ATGCGCGAATTTTATCCAGCATTAGAGCCTTTCAATAAAGGCATGCTGAAAGTTTCTGATCTTCACACTCTTTACTGGGAAGAGTGCGGCAATCCCCAAGGAAAACCCGTCGTGTTCCTGCACGGTGGCCCGGGTGGTGGTGTTCATCCAGATCATCGTCGTTTCTTTGATCCAAAAACTTATCGCATTATTCTTTTCGACCAGCGCGGCAGCGGCCAGTCTTTGCCTTGTGCGGAACTGCGTGAAAACTCCACTTGGGATCTGGTGAAAGACACCGAAACCATCCGCGAAATGCTGAAGATCGACAAATGGGTTGTCTTCGGTGGCAGCTGGGGCTCTACCCTGGCGCTGGCTTACGCAATCACTCACCCCGAGCGTGTGAAAGCTTTGGTTTTACGCGGGATCTTCCTGTGCCGTCCTTCTGAAATTCAGTGGTTCTATCAAGAGGGCGCTTCGCACATCTTCCCGGATGTTTGGGACGAATACTTGAAACCAATTCCTGAAAATGAACGCCATGATCTGGTGGCTGCGTACTACAAACGCCTGACTCACGAAAACGCCGACGTCCGTTTGGAAGCTGCCAAAGCGTGGAGCAAGTGGGAAGCCGCAACCTCCCGCCTGATCGTGGACCCGAAAGCGGTGGATGAATTCGATGATCCGGAATACGCGCTGAGCTTTGCGCGCATCGAATGCCATTACTTTACCAATAACGCCTTCTTTAAAACCAACAATTGGCTGCTGGAAAACGTGGATAAAATCCGCCACATTCCAGGGGCTATTGTTCAGGGCCGCTATGACGTGGTTTGCCCGGCGAAGTCCGCTTGGGAACTGCACAAGGCATGGCCTGAGGCAAAATTTACAATCATCCCGGATTCAGGCCACGCGGCCGCCGAGCCCGGAACCCGCTCAGCTCTTATTGAAGCCACAGACAGTTTCAGAGATCTGTAA
- a CDS encoding S1 family peptidase produces MKTKLYVSSFIVLILSACGGYEAAYSPTPDDTAIVGGTITAKDNIVSQYVVLIYDNPTKTYCTGALISKRLILTAAHCVGKGAEGLTLAFGLNPLAGQYVMKKAHKVATHDKYKKLNSTERNDIALISMKEDAPAFYRPLTLPDSKFPISKDLIFTAAGYGRISGKKTSADDTQGSGKLRHVDLTISHFSSDETQFYINQEDGKGICNGDSGGPALMRYSGKDYVVGVASAISWTVPGEVKASQKSQYIENKDLCKDKSIYMNVIKYRQWIDDNSKKLL; encoded by the coding sequence ATGAAAACGAAGTTGTACGTTAGCTCTTTCATCGTTTTGATTCTTTCGGCTTGCGGAGGCTATGAAGCAGCCTATTCCCCGACTCCGGACGACACGGCCATTGTCGGCGGTACCATAACCGCCAAAGACAACATCGTTTCCCAGTATGTGGTTTTAATCTATGACAACCCGACAAAAACATACTGCACTGGCGCCTTGATTTCAAAGCGCCTGATTCTGACCGCCGCTCACTGTGTGGGTAAAGGCGCCGAGGGTCTGACTTTGGCTTTCGGCCTGAACCCGCTGGCTGGTCAATACGTCATGAAAAAGGCCCACAAGGTGGCCACTCACGACAAATACAAAAAATTAAACTCCACCGAGCGCAATGACATTGCTTTGATCTCGATGAAAGAGGATGCACCGGCATTCTATCGTCCATTGACCCTGCCGGATTCCAAATTCCCTATCAGCAAAGATCTGATTTTCACCGCGGCTGGTTACGGGCGCATCTCGGGCAAAAAAACTTCGGCGGATGACACTCAAGGTTCAGGCAAACTGCGCCACGTGGATCTGACCATCAGTCATTTCAGCAGTGACGAAACTCAGTTTTATATCAATCAGGAAGACGGCAAAGGCATCTGCAATGGGGATTCTGGCGGTCCGGCCCTGATGCGCTATTCAGGCAAAGACTATGTAGTCGGCGTGGCATCTGCGATTTCGTGGACTGTTCCTGGTGAAGTCAAAGCCAGCCAAAAAAGCCAGTACATCGAAAATAAAGACCTCTGCAAAGACAAATCGATCTATATGAATGTGATTAAATATCGCCAGTGGATTGATGATAATTCAAAGAAGCTTCTGTAA
- a CDS encoding chorismate-binding protein: MTAPWEEPRLEDFAEALSVIQSRIEKNEIQKAVPVVFARSAQTVTAGDRARLLLKLSEAPATLFVYGFWKDGEGVLGATPETLFDFSKGVLKTMALAGTCPKSESTERESLLNDEKEMYEHRLVVEDITERLSAWGTVRASAPYILELPTLYHLKTDISVVCQKQPDFVQLVKALHPTPALGVAPRSAGYTWMQALPGQQGRRWYGGPVAFMGPEEALCLVGIRNLQWSQDSAMIGSGCGVVAASELEREWRELFQKRLSVKKILGLEV; this comes from the coding sequence ATGACCGCACCATGGGAAGAACCCCGCTTGGAGGACTTCGCCGAAGCCCTTTCTGTGATCCAGTCCCGCATTGAAAAAAACGAAATTCAGAAAGCCGTGCCGGTGGTGTTTGCGCGTTCGGCGCAGACGGTGACGGCGGGGGATCGTGCGCGCTTGTTGCTGAAATTGTCTGAAGCTCCGGCGACGTTGTTTGTTTATGGATTCTGGAAAGACGGCGAAGGTGTGCTGGGGGCGACGCCGGAAACACTCTTTGATTTTTCCAAAGGTGTTTTAAAGACCATGGCTTTGGCGGGCACCTGCCCAAAAAGTGAAAGCACCGAGCGTGAATCGCTTTTGAATGATGAAAAGGAAATGTATGAACACCGTCTGGTGGTGGAAGACATCACCGAGCGTCTGTCTGCTTGGGGCACCGTGCGGGCCTCAGCGCCGTATATTCTGGAACTGCCAACCCTGTATCACCTGAAAACCGACATCAGCGTGGTTTGCCAGAAACAGCCGGATTTTGTGCAGCTGGTGAAAGCCCTGCATCCGACGCCGGCCTTGGGGGTGGCGCCACGGTCCGCGGGCTACACTTGGATGCAGGCATTGCCAGGACAGCAGGGGCGTCGCTGGTATGGCGGGCCGGTGGCTTTTATGGGGCCTGAGGAGGCCCTGTGTCTTGTCGGCATTCGCAATTTGCAGTGGAGTCAAGACTCTGCGATGATTGGTTCCGGTTGCGGCGTGGTCGCAGCCAGTGAACTGGAAAGAGAATGGCGGGAGCTTTTCCAAAAGCGTCTGTCCGTGAAAAAGATATTGGGGCTTGAAGTATGA
- the aroF gene encoding 3-deoxy-7-phosphoheptulonate synthase: MLKQGREEVRIMETQTMQTSPSTQIVNVGGFDIGGPNFTVIAGPCSIESQAQFMETASGVKAAGAHLLRGGIWKMRTSPTAFQGLGANSFDMVRTVCKELNMSLVSEVTDIRQIEEVYDIVECFQVGSRSMQNYELLKELGRQKKPVLLKRGLAAYIDEWIKASEYVTKMGNQNVILCERGIRTFETATRNTLDLNAVAFAKKNTHLPVIVDPSHAVGIRALVPDLAYAAAAVGADGIIVEVHPRPAEALSDGMQALTLNDFSVMMKKLDRILTAIDRPLHKAHKAEVYV, translated from the coding sequence ATGTTAAAACAAGGGCGAGAAGAAGTTCGTATTATGGAAACGCAAACTATGCAAACAAGTCCCTCAACCCAAATTGTCAATGTCGGCGGTTTTGATATCGGGGGACCTAATTTCACCGTGATCGCCGGCCCTTGTTCTATCGAAAGCCAGGCACAGTTCATGGAAACCGCTTCCGGTGTAAAAGCCGCGGGCGCACACCTGCTTCGTGGTGGCATCTGGAAAATGCGCACCTCCCCAACGGCTTTCCAGGGCCTGGGCGCAAACTCTTTCGACATGGTTCGCACTGTTTGCAAAGAACTGAACATGAGCCTTGTGTCCGAAGTGACTGACATCCGTCAAATCGAAGAAGTCTACGATATCGTGGAATGCTTCCAGGTTGGTTCCCGCAGCATGCAAAACTATGAGCTGCTGAAAGAACTGGGCCGTCAGAAAAAACCTGTGTTGTTGAAACGCGGCCTGGCTGCCTACATCGACGAATGGATCAAAGCCTCTGAATACGTCACCAAAATGGGCAACCAGAATGTGATCCTGTGTGAACGTGGTATCCGCACTTTCGAAACTGCGACCCGCAACACTCTGGATCTGAATGCTGTGGCTTTTGCCAAAAAGAACACGCACCTTCCGGTGATCGTGGATCCTTCTCACGCAGTGGGCATCCGCGCTTTGGTTCCGGATCTGGCTTATGCAGCCGCCGCTGTGGGTGCCGATGGCATCATCGTCGAAGTTCACCCTCGTCCGGCAGAGGCTCTGTCTGATGGTATGCAGGCACTGACCCTGAATGACTTCTCGGTGATGATGAAGAAGCTTGATAGAATCCTGACGGCTATCGACCGTCCACTGCACAAAGCGCACAAGGCGGAAGTTTATGTCTAA
- a CDS encoding alpha/beta fold hydrolase: MERVNLFFLHGFLGRPTDWALVKAHLPQTEGLRIFTPDYFKELSLGPTHSFETWAENFVRWVEIHGGGSASRNVVVGYSLGGRLALHALERKPALFYKVMLVSTNPGFNDMHESFDPISEERRQRWMNDSYWAEEFLKAPWDMVLRNWNAQPVFGGAEAEPSRSEKEYSRETLSLALTQWSLAQQKNMRGLLEKQNQKLIWMVGERDEKFLDMSRRLTEEVPGFHFETVPSSSHRVLFDSPKELGERIRQLLQKLL; this comes from the coding sequence GTGGAAAGAGTGAATCTCTTCTTCCTTCATGGCTTCCTCGGAAGACCAACGGACTGGGCGCTTGTAAAGGCGCACTTGCCGCAAACTGAAGGACTGCGCATTTTTACACCTGATTATTTCAAAGAGCTTTCCTTGGGACCGACGCATTCGTTCGAGACCTGGGCCGAGAACTTTGTCAGATGGGTCGAAATTCACGGCGGTGGCAGTGCTTCCCGCAATGTTGTGGTCGGTTATTCTTTGGGTGGTCGTCTGGCACTGCATGCGCTGGAAAGAAAGCCCGCTCTGTTTTACAAAGTCATGCTGGTGTCCACCAATCCCGGCTTTAATGACATGCATGAATCCTTTGATCCTATTTCTGAAGAGCGCCGTCAGCGCTGGATGAATGATTCCTATTGGGCTGAGGAATTTTTAAAGGCTCCGTGGGACATGGTTTTGCGCAACTGGAATGCCCAGCCGGTGTTTGGCGGGGCTGAGGCTGAGCCATCGCGCTCAGAAAAAGAATACTCCCGCGAAACGCTCAGTCTGGCTCTGACTCAGTGGTCCCTGGCGCAGCAGAAAAACATGCGCGGTTTGCTGGAAAAGCAGAATCAAAAGCTGATCTGGATGGTCGGGGAACGTGACGAAAAGTTCCTGGATATGTCCCGTCGACTGACGGAAGAGGTTCCGGGGTTCCACTTTGAAACAGTGCCCTCTTCCAGTCATCGGGTTTTATTCGACAGCCCCAAAGAATTGGGCGAAAGAATTCGTCAGCTTTTACAGAAGCTTCTTTGA